AACCTGAAAACAACGAATCGCCAAAAGAAATCTCTGCCGAATCTGGTGAAGAGGCAGAATCCGATAAAAAACTGAAGAAACCCAACAAATACGCGCCTTATATCCGCGGCGTCCTTCTGGCACTGCCAATCATCATCATATTCACCTGCCTGTTGGCTTCAGCCGACCCGGTTTTCAATTCCCACGTCCAGGCGATCAAGGATCTGTTTAAAATTGAAAATCTCGGCGAAACCGTCTTTCGCATGACCTATATCATCGTAATCGCCTATATCATCCTGAGCGCTTTGTATTACAGCCTGGTTGAGAGCGAAAAATTGGAAGCCAGTCCGGCTGAAAAGCCGATGGAAAAACGATTCCTCGGTATGATCGAATCGGGCATTATCCTTGGAGCCGTCAACCTGCTCTTCCTCAGCTTTGTGATCCTTCAATTCACCTATCTCTTTGGTGGCACGGACAATATCAACGTGGAAGGGTTCACCTATTCAGAATATGCTGTGCGCGGCTTCTTTGAATTGGTGGCGGTGGCTGTTATCAGCCTGGTATTGTTCTACATACTGAGCCAGGAGACAAACCGTGAGGGTAAAACCCAGAAATGGCTTTTCTCCGGGTTAGGATTGTTGTTGATCGCGCAGGTGGGTGTCATGCTGGTCTCCGCCCACACCCGGCTGTCACTCTATGAAAGTGTCTATAGCTTCACCCGCCTCCGGACCATCACCCACCTGTTCATCTTCTGGCTGGGGGTCCTGCTTGTGGTGGCTGCCGTTCTGGAGCTGACCCGCAAGATGTACCGGCTGCCTTTGGCCGTGATCTTGTTCATCTTTGGTTTTGGTGTCACAGTCAATGTCGTCAATCTGGATCGCTTTATTGTGGAGCAGAATATCAATCAAGCCCTGAACGATGATGGAGAAAGCGACTATACTGGGCTGGATGTCGGCTATCTCTATTCCCTCTCTTATGACTCCATTCCACCTTTGGTCGAATTTTACGATCAAGGTAATCTACCAACAGATTTACATGAAAAAATCGGTGGGATATTGGCTTGCCGGTCCGTCACCGATGAACTTCCACAATCCACTGCCTGGTATGCCTGGCAGGCCTCCCGCGGAACAGCGCTCAACCTACTGGAATCACATTCAGAAGAATTAGAAACAACTTTCCTGGATTACGATACGCATGGTTGGAACGTGACCGTTAACGGCCAACAGTCTCTGTGTATTTACTATGGATATTGGGAAAACGATTAATGGTTTCTGTGCCTCAGGCAGCAAAACGATAACCGCGCGAGCGCACAGTCAGGATGTGTCGCGGGTTAGCAGTATCTTCCTCAATCTTCTGCCGTAGACGACGGACGTTCACCCGGACAATTGGGCGGGCGTCCATCTCGTCCATCTCATAACCCTGCACAGCTCGGATCAACTCCGAAGCGCTGACCACCCGGTCACCGTTGGAGACGAGATAATCCAGCATGTCAAATTCTGTAGGACTCAGCGAGATCGGCTCACCATTCTGCACCACCATCCGCTTGCGCCGATCCACGATGATATTGGGGGTCTCTATGATCTGGTCATGCCCCATTCGATCTTCGGCTTCGGGTTCCAATGCCGCACGCAGCTGATTGAGCATCATTTCAATCTGGTTGATCACCTGCAGCCGCTCCGAAGCTTCCTTACGTTCTTTCATGCAGCGGTTAACGCGAGTCACCACTTCGGTGATATTGACAGGTTTTACCAAATAATCATAAGCGCCCATTTTCAGCGCGTTAATTGAAGCTTCAAGATGAGCGTAGGACGTCACAAGGATCACGTCGGTTGATGGTGAATTTTCCTTGATCCATTCCAACATGTCCAGCCCCCGAACATGTCCATTGGATTTCAGGTTCACCAGAGCGAGGCCAATTTCCTGCTCCGAAAGTAGTTTTTCTGCCTCATCCGCGGATATCGCCTGAGCAATCGGATAGCCCTGTTTCTCCAGCGCGTCCGTCCAGGCACTCTGAAAAGCGTTTTCATCATCAACGATCATTACCGATTCAACGTACTCCATAAGTTCCTCCCAGTAAGATTGTCAATAAACCTTACTTATTTCTTTTCTTCGCAATCAGCTAATTTTTTCTCCAGTAAAGGCTGACCGCTTGTGGAACTGTAACCGCAACCATACGTACAAGCCCAAAAATTAATATGGAATGTTCACGTTTCCGTTATCTTCGTTATTTCATAACAACAATATGCAATCCATATCAATTACATTATTATTCTAATGAGTTTAAAAACGGACTACCTTAATCTGAGATTACAAACGGCTTAGAGAGCACTAAATGTTTGAGTTTCTGAAAATTAAGCCACGATGAATCTGTTTCAGTGATTTTGTTTTCGAGTAACAAAAAAACCGGAAAAATTAAGAAAAAGACCATCCCCAGGAGGATGGTCCACTTCACTTTATTTTCGGTCTGCTAAGTTCAGGCAGGTGGAAAGACCTGCGGCATGGCATCCGGGGCATATTTCTCCACAATCTCAGATGAAATCCCGTTCAGCCGGCAAATTTCCGCAAAAAGGTCCACACTGGGACGGCGAATCCGCTTTTGAGTTGCTTCATCCAGCCCCCAAAGACCAAAATGTTGGGTCCAGCCGCGCTCCCACTCAAAGTTATCCACCAGTGTCCAATGGAAATAACCCCGAACCGGCGCGTTATCATTGATGACCCGCCAGAGCGAGTGTAAATGTTCGACAAGGTAACGTGGACGTAGTTCATCGGCGGAATCATCCACCCCATTTTCAGTAATGTAGATTGGCTTGCCAAACTGCATCCCCCACCGGACACAAGCCTCCATGCCCTCCGGCTGGTGAGCGATGAAACCGGTCTCGCTCAACAAGGCGTCTTTCGGAAAACTGCGTTCAACAAACATCTGATCCTTTGCTTTCAGGCTTAACCGGACCAGGTCATTGGCGTAGTAATTCAATCCGATAAAATCCTGGGTGCCAACGGCCTCTGGGATGCTTTCCTTCTTGATCACCGCGTTGAAGTTGCCATCCACCAGTGTTTGCGGGAAGAGATTATTAAAGAACTGGTTGAATAGTTTTGCCAGCCAGCGATCGGCGGGGAACCAGGTCGCCGGTTTGAATTGGCGGTAATGATAGGATGAGCCAACCTGTGCATCCGGTTGGATCTCGTGGATCACGCGGTAGGCGCGGGCATGCGCTATGACCATATGCTTCAGCACCTGATAAGCCGCTTTGATATCCTTCTTGCCTGGTGGGAACAAACCCACAAGATAGGCGCTAAGGGCAAACACTTCGGGCTCGTTAATCGTCACCCAGAGGTTGCAATAGGGCGAAAGGGCTTCCACTGCCTTTTCCGTGAATTTAATAAAGTGGTCGATGATGTCAGGATTCTCCCAACCCCCCATTTCGGCCACCCAGAGCGGCTCGCTGAAGTGGTGCAGGGTGACCATCGGAACCATCCCCCGGTTTTTCAGCCCAGTCAGCATCTCCCGGTAATAATCCAGAGCCGTCTCATCCCAGCGATCTGGTGCGGGTTGAATGCGGCTCCAGGCAATGGATAGGCGATGAGCATTCTGAAAAGTGGTTTGCGCCCGGTCAAAATCCTCCCGCCAGCGGCCTCCCCACCAGTCACATTCCAGGCCGGACCGCTGACCTTCCATAATTCGACCTTCTTCCTGCTCCCAGGCCGACCAGGTGTTATTGGGATTGCGGCCCTCCACCTGCGCAGCAGCGGTTGCTGCTCCCCAGAGGAAACCTTCTGGAAAATAATAAGTGCCTTCAGGCATAATGAACTTCACTCCTGATCACATTCATTAACTGTGTTTGAACGCTATAAATCATAACGTATTTTAGGAAGGCGGGAAAGGTAAAAAAGTATGCGGAACCAAAAGCGCTCCCTAAGGAGCGCCTGTATGTCCCAGCTATCGTCATTTGATTAACCAAACCCACCCTCTCCATCCAATGTACGGATTTCAAGATTGCCGGTTTGGGGCCAATATTCTGCCCCTGCAATGAAACAAGCCGGCAGCCGTTTTTTATCCCAGGGCAGATTGATCCGGCTTGCACCGGAGAAACGAGCAAACCGCCCCACCGGCGGCCGCCAGCGAGTCAATGGCACGCCTTCCCGGGTATAGAACTGGCTGAACTGATCCATATACACGTCCACTTCATCAGGATCAGGTTGTTCATAAAAGCGCAGATGCCGGTTAGACGTGACCTGCGCCAAAACCAACCGTTGATTTGCCGTCCCCAGAACCATCAACTTCCTGATCTCCTCCAGACAGGTCAGCCCATCCTTACGATATGGAGAAGCACCAACGCCGGTCAGCGCCGCTGTGATCTTTGGGAAGAACTGCCCGCCGGAACCGGCTATCGCCAATAACTGCTCCGATGTGTCCGTAACGCACACCAGTCGGAAGTAGACATCCGGGCGATCAGTTGGTGGGAAGAGTTCCCAGCTATTAGTGGATTGATTGTAATAACGTCCCACACCACCTTTAAAATTCATACTCTCATCTATCCGGAGGATGAAATATTCTGAGCTGTTCACCCCATCCGGATCCAGAGAAATCCAATAACGTTCCCCAGCTATGAGGGGATAGGGTGTTGAAAACACGAAATTTGCCCAGGTATACCCATTCTCCACCAGGTCCACCGGGTTGAAAGGCTCACTGGTTGCCAGTACAGCCCCGGGATACCAGTCATTGTTCGCATGCAAGCGTGCCGTCAGCGTGCGGGTTGCACCCCCAACATTCCGCACCAAAAAACTTGCCATTTTTAAAGCACAATTTATTTCGGGTGTGAAAGATTGACCAACGTATTTCGCGCTCGTGTAACGGCCAAAGGTAAATGACCCCGGACCAGGACCATAATTCGCATAAAACCCTTCCAACTGGGTATAGGGCTGCCATCCCAAGGTTTTGAACCACCCCGCACAGATCAGCCTGCCCTGCACTGGGCCGTTATCCTTTCGCTGGGTCAAGCGAGAGACTGGCCTGGCATGCTGCTCGAGCCAGGTGTCCCGTAAGGCCTCAGCGTGAGGAGAATCAATGTTGGTCTTTCGCAGCAATTTCGTCTTGATCCCATAATCCACCTGTGAGCGCAGGTCTTCAGCCACATCCGTCAGGTTGCGATCCCCGGGTAACGTAGCCGGGGATGTGTAATCATATTGAACACTGACCTGATTAGCGAGGTCTTCCAGAGATACTCTAACCTCCACTTCTTCAAGCTCCACCTGCACTTCCTCAATATACCCCCACCAGACCGGTTCTCCCTGTCCGTCACGAACGGTGACACCACAGCGCAGCAGGTTCACCAAATCCAGCAACTCATCTTTTGGCCCATCAACCAGCAATTCCGCCTTTTCCGGCCCGCCAAATGCAGACCAGGTCAGGTGAATCGGTCTGACCGGCAGCCTGAGGTGTATCGGCTGGGTAAAATCCCGTTGAAGGATTTCGGTCGTAAAAACGTCTGAATCATTCATGTTTGTCATCCTGCCTCCTTCACTAAAGAATCCGTTTTCGGGGCCGGTAATACAACCGTAGATTGAACGTCCGGAAGATGTCCATCTCATTATTCTCATCAACCACCATCACAAACAGCCGATGGTAATGACCAGGAAAAAGAGTCAAAGGCGCACCCTGCCGGATATGCGCCACAATCTCTTCATCATTGGAAGAAAAATTAGCGGTATGCCGGTTGAGGAAATTTTCATCAAGCAATCTTCCATCTTCATAGATCTCATAGAAAGCCAGAAAATTCGCGCCGGGTTCCAGGGGCAAAAAGGTCAGGCAGTCAAAGTCAATCGTGTAGGCGGCGTCTGTTTCATGTAAGCCATACAGGAACAGATCCAGCGGATGAGGTTGGGTTTCATTCAACAGCTTATTGGGTGGGATCTGTATCGGTGGAAATAACACATATCCATAATCAGGATCCACATAGACACTCTCACCTTCCCAGAGCATTTTCAACCCGGATTGAATATTAAGCCGTAGATAAAGATCCTCATTTGCCGGCATGTTGTAAAAACGCAGCACCGGACGGAAGGATAAGCCTGCCATTTTCTTAACCCTGTCACTATCGAAATACCAGCCACCCAGGGGTTTCCATTCCGTCTCAGACCAGGTGACTCGAAGATACCGTTCATTGACGCCATCCGGTACGCTCAACGCCGTGCCCCCGGAGAAATCCCCCGCATAACAAAACAGCTTTCTCTCCGCCAGGGCCTCCGGATGATGGTAAATCCCCACAAAGGCATCGTGCAGGACACCAGCCTCGTTGGTGTTGATCAATTCCAAACGCAGTGGGGCGGGCAGATCCGTGTTGAAGTCGCCAGGCTTGATCAGAACGCTATTAACGTGACCGCTGTGGGCATCGGTATGGTTGATCAGATCCGCCCCGCCCAGGACATCCTCAACACTGCCCACGGTTAACGGCAGCTCCACAGGATCAGCGTCGTAATGGTTCGCCCGAGTGAAGTGCAATGTCAGCAGCAATGACCCCGTGAGACGGGTTTGGGGGCTGTCGGGGTTCGCCTGGATCTCAAGAGTGTTCAGCAGGCAGTAATAATAGCCATCGCCTGCCGTCATCTGGAACCTGAGACACTGCGGCGCCGGGTAGCCGGTCTGGTGATAGAGCAGATTACGCTGCCGGATCGTCTCCAATGCCGCCACACCTTCGGCTAGTTCATTCGGCGTCCCTTCCAGGCTCAACTGGATCGTCTCAGCCACCTCCTCCCCCGTCCCAAACACAGGCTGATAATCCGCCTGTTTAAACGGGGCGATGATTCCCTCGCCATGAAGCACCAGCCATTCCCCAATGGGATCGTAACTGCCAATCGCAATCTGGTTCATTCGTTCTCCTCCCACTCCCAGTTATCATATGGAACCGTTGCCGCCTTCTGATGGGTGGCGGCTTTGACCTCCCCCAGCATCACCTGAAAGCGAGCCATATGGGCCGAGGCCCAGGATGCCATGGCGTCCGGCAGGTCTTCCCGAGCGCGGGCATCATCAAACCGCCCAGTAGCGCGCAGGGTAAGCCCATAGGCCACCGCCCCCACCACCAGCACATGCTGATGATCGTCATCTAAATTGGTGACGGCCGCGCCGTCCAGCCCTTCCAAAGTCAGGGATTCATCCAACACCCGCCCAATTGCCAGCAGGGCCGATCGGATGGCCGATTCCAACAAAGCATCGCTCCAGATCAACTTGCCGGTGTCGTTCAGGTGGGCGCTCACCTTTGTTTTGATATCCGAAAGGGTCAGGCTCATTTGATCCCCTCCACTTTCTGCTTCTCAACAGCCTTGCGCACTTCCGCCGCCGTGAAAACAACCTTGCGCCCCTCCGGGCCGATCACCACCAGGGTGCCATCTACGCGCTGAAGATAATCCAGGGGGGTGCCGCCCACCAAGGCAGCGGCTACTTTCTCAATCGGGTTCGTTTTCCTGCGTGCCATCATGCCTCCTTTTCATCAACCGGCTCCCCTGTGAACGGAGAGCCGGTTCCATTTATTTCTTCTAGGCAGCCCTACTCAGGCCGTCTTCAATCCCCGTGCCAAGGATATAAGCCACCAGCACATAGATCACAGCGGTGAGTTGTTCCTCAGCCAGCGGGAAATCCGGCTGCCAGGCCTTAACAATCACCAGAGCC
This Chloroflexota bacterium DNA region includes the following protein-coding sequences:
- a CDS encoding DUF4173 domain-containing protein is translated as MKYKYRNLFWVLALVAAFSFDQLFWKQPGGINFFIFVIITLLCGLIPFWLERISIPWTSYILLTPIFYFTLMLAFRAEPFTNATNGLVTLGSVVLFAMTLRKGTWVKFNLKDYLVNTFKFNVMLFAGSILFFSKTKPENNESPKEISAESGEEAESDKKLKKPNKYAPYIRGVLLALPIIIIFTCLLASADPVFNSHVQAIKDLFKIENLGETVFRMTYIIVIAYIILSALYYSLVESEKLEASPAEKPMEKRFLGMIESGIILGAVNLLFLSFVILQFTYLFGGTDNINVEGFTYSEYAVRGFFELVAVAVISLVLFYILSQETNREGKTQKWLFSGLGLLLIAQVGVMLVSAHTRLSLYESVYSFTRLRTITHLFIFWLGVLLVVAAVLELTRKMYRLPLAVILFIFGFGVTVNVVNLDRFIVEQNINQALNDDGESDYTGLDVGYLYSLSYDSIPPLVEFYDQGNLPTDLHEKIGGILACRSVTDELPQSTAWYAWQASRGTALNLLESHSEELETTFLDYDTHGWNVTVNGQQSLCIYYGYWEND
- a CDS encoding response regulator transcription factor, whose translation is MEYVESVMIVDDENAFQSAWTDALEKQGYPIAQAISADEAEKLLSEQEIGLALVNLKSNGHVRGLDMLEWIKENSPSTDVILVTSYAHLEASINALKMGAYDYLVKPVNITEVVTRVNRCMKERKEASERLQVINQIEMMLNQLRAALEPEAEDRMGHDQIIETPNIIVDRRKRMVVQNGEPISLSPTEFDMLDYLVSNGDRVVSASELIRAVQGYEMDEMDARPIVRVNVRRLRQKIEEDTANPRHILTVRSRGYRFAA
- a CDS encoding glycoside hydrolase family 1 protein — translated: MPEGTYYFPEGFLWGAATAAAQVEGRNPNNTWSAWEQEEGRIMEGQRSGLECDWWGGRWREDFDRAQTTFQNAHRLSIAWSRIQPAPDRWDETALDYYREMLTGLKNRGMVPMVTLHHFSEPLWVAEMGGWENPDIIDHFIKFTEKAVEALSPYCNLWVTINEPEVFALSAYLVGLFPPGKKDIKAAYQVLKHMVIAHARAYRVIHEIQPDAQVGSSYHYRQFKPATWFPADRWLAKLFNQFFNNLFPQTLVDGNFNAVIKKESIPEAVGTQDFIGLNYYANDLVRLSLKAKDQMFVERSFPKDALLSETGFIAHQPEGMEACVRWGMQFGKPIYITENGVDDSADELRPRYLVEHLHSLWRVINDNAPVRGYFHWTLVDNFEWERGWTQHFGLWGLDEATQKRIRRPSVDLFAEICRLNGISSEIVEKYAPDAMPQVFPPA